In one Lolium rigidum isolate FL_2022 chromosome 3, APGP_CSIRO_Lrig_0.1, whole genome shotgun sequence genomic region, the following are encoded:
- the LOC124696403 gene encoding protein salt-induced and EIN3/EIL1-dependent 1-like — MSRSNGNCNGGRNGRLELNLNLSPSPPVAAAERMEVDGGDDDEYNGDSSNYSLSPRSCMSSDSDDSPGGIKPSPMMIGACERCLMYCMVPKEEYPTCINCKQPCLVDFLPATGDDKKGSTAQ; from the coding sequence ATGAGCAGAAGCAACGGCAACTGCAACGGTGGCAGGAACGGGAGGCTGGAGCTCAACCTGAACCTGTCGCCTTCGCCGCCAGTGGCCGCAGCCGAGAGGATGGAAGTGGACGGTGGTGATGACGATGAATACAACGGAGACAGCAGTAACTACTCGCTGTCGCCGAGGTCGTGCATGTCGTCGGACTCGGATGACAGCCCTGGCGGCATCAAGCCATCGCCGATGATGATAGGGGCGTGCGAGCGGTGCCTCATGTACTGCATGGTGCCCAAAGAGGAATATCCCACCTGCATCAACTGTAAgcagccgtgcctcgtcgacttcCTCCCCGCCACCGGCGACGACAAGAAGGGCAGCACGGCCCAGTAA